Proteins found in one Micromonospora sp. WMMD1082 genomic segment:
- a CDS encoding PQQ-binding-like beta-propeller repeat protein: protein MGRVTGQRRIVAAVTAVGVAAAVAVVAYRVLAPAEVSTTARGGYPALGAPEAGVIGRLPVAPLIVDGRLRVYAASRQVYADQPVDGRHRGTPHWSYRRWPATLDAVVASGTTVVSRWSDGRLVALDARTGRVAWRADGPEPERERATRRTGTATVWQPSGLSVSRTVDGREAVVTSGAGEVRAVDLADGGQLWRSPVGAGCREPVGTSTAGQLLTVDRCDGPAVVEFRDAATGAVGRQWRPPGAGDELTATPIGCGPGGAGCAALRTAGSGDVVARAWLLGSGDPTPVRPLDGPGAELVDQTVVSMVDGVLLGRAVSGGVPRWRADVGPGRVIAVQPGRVHVLTQENELVTFDPATGAQLSRFVLDVGSDGTGWAPGAAYAADGYVVVERLRQPVDPDGDDQRYYFTSEPLIVAAT, encoded by the coding sequence ATGGGGCGGGTGACGGGTCAGCGGCGAATCGTGGCGGCGGTGACAGCGGTGGGTGTCGCCGCGGCGGTCGCGGTCGTCGCGTACCGCGTCCTGGCGCCGGCCGAGGTCAGCACCACCGCGCGGGGCGGCTACCCGGCGCTCGGCGCGCCGGAGGCCGGGGTGATTGGCCGCCTGCCGGTCGCCCCGTTGATCGTCGACGGCCGGCTCCGGGTGTACGCGGCATCGCGCCAGGTCTACGCCGACCAGCCGGTCGACGGCCGCCACCGTGGCACCCCGCACTGGTCCTACCGGCGGTGGCCGGCGACCCTGGACGCGGTGGTGGCGAGCGGGACGACGGTGGTGAGCCGGTGGTCCGACGGGCGTCTGGTGGCGCTCGACGCGCGGACCGGGCGGGTCGCCTGGCGAGCCGACGGACCGGAGCCGGAGCGGGAGCGCGCAACGCGGCGCACCGGCACGGCCACCGTCTGGCAGCCGAGCGGGCTCTCGGTGAGCAGGACGGTCGACGGCCGCGAGGCGGTGGTCACCTCCGGTGCCGGTGAGGTCCGGGCGGTCGACCTGGCCGACGGCGGGCAGCTGTGGCGGTCCCCGGTGGGCGCCGGCTGCCGCGAGCCGGTCGGCACGAGTACGGCTGGCCAGCTGCTCACGGTGGACCGCTGCGACGGGCCGGCGGTGGTGGAGTTCCGTGATGCGGCGACCGGTGCGGTGGGCCGCCAATGGCGACCACCGGGTGCCGGTGACGAGTTGACGGCGACGCCGATCGGCTGTGGGCCGGGCGGTGCCGGCTGCGCCGCGCTGCGGACCGCCGGGTCGGGGGACGTGGTCGCCCGGGCCTGGCTGCTCGGCTCCGGTGATCCGACCCCGGTGCGGCCCCTGGACGGCCCGGGTGCCGAGCTGGTCGACCAGACGGTGGTCAGCATGGTCGACGGGGTGCTCCTCGGCCGTGCCGTCTCCGGCGGCGTGCCACGCTGGCGGGCCGACGTCGGTCCCGGCCGGGTGATCGCCGTCCAGCCCGGCCGGGTCCACGTCCTGACGCAGGAGAACGAACTCGTCACGTTCGACCCGGCCACCGGCGCGCAGCTGTCCCGGTTCGTCCTCGACGTCGGGTCCGACGGCACCGGGTGGGCACCGGGCGCCGCGTACGCGGCCGACGGGTACGTGGTGGTGGAACGGCTGCGCCAACCGGTCGACCCCGACGGGGACGACCAGCGGTACTACTTCACCTCGGAACCGCTGATCGTCGCCGCGACGTGA
- a CDS encoding SRPBCC family protein, with protein MSTVAVNGLVEAPAADLWRVLTEHPRRTPGGGPVEMLTTGAFGPGTSWREIRVRPDGGTVVEEFVVLVAEPPRRLVLGSPGDRVDYRITWTLRDVRRRRRRYTEVRVTVQAQPAATSGRAVALLLGGLAVRAAEKALRQDIAALAAAAGRRTEAA; from the coding sequence ATGTCGACGGTGGCGGTCAACGGGTTGGTCGAGGCGCCTGCGGCCGACCTGTGGCGGGTGCTCACCGAACACCCCCGGCGCACGCCCGGTGGCGGTCCGGTCGAGATGCTCACCACGGGGGCGTTCGGGCCGGGCACGTCGTGGCGCGAGATCCGGGTCCGGCCGGACGGCGGCACGGTGGTCGAGGAGTTCGTCGTGCTGGTGGCCGAGCCGCCCCGGCGGCTGGTGCTCGGCTCGCCCGGTGACCGGGTCGACTACCGGATCACCTGGACGCTGCGTGACGTGCGCCGACGCCGACGCAGGTACACCGAGGTCCGGGTCACGGTGCAGGCGCAGCCCGCCGCGACCTCCGGACGTGCCGTCGCGCTGCTGCTCGGTGGCCTGGCCGTGCGGGCCGCGGAGAAGGCGTTGCGGCAGGACATCGCCGCGCTGGCCGCCGCCGCCGGCCGGCGGACCGAGGCGGCCTGA
- a CDS encoding DUF397 domain-containing protein produces MHDLVGAVWRTSSRSNDQGLCVEVADNLARVHGVVGVRDSKDQGGPVLEISPPGWTAFVDAIRAGHFAN; encoded by the coding sequence ATGCACGATCTCGTGGGCGCGGTCTGGCGGACCAGCAGCCGCTCCAACGACCAGGGCCTCTGCGTGGAGGTGGCCGACAATCTGGCCCGTGTCCACGGCGTGGTGGGCGTACGCGACTCGAAGGACCAGGGCGGGCCGGTGCTGGAGATCAGCCCGCCGGGCTGGACCGCCTTCGTCGACGCGATCCGGGCGGGACACTTCGCGAACTGA
- the fahA gene encoding fumarylacetoacetase, whose amino-acid sequence MTWVTGADGSGYGVHHLPYGVFRAGDGEPRIGVRVGDLVLDLAGAEAAELVLAGGALCRPTLNAFLALGRPQWLAVRQRITELLTDAAHRAAVEPLLVPVDEVRMELPFEVADYVDFYSSEHHAANVGQIFRPGQPPLLPNWKHLPIGYHGRAGTVVVSGTPVVRPHGQRPGAEGPVFGPSARLDIEAEVGFVVGVPSPLGRRVAAADFADHVFGVVLVNDWSARDIQAWEYQPLGPFLGKSFATSVAAWVTPLEALRHALVPAPVQDPPVADYLRDEPHLGLDLRLTVSWNGEPVSEPPFAGMYWTPAQQLAHLTVNGASLRTGDLYASGTISGPRRDQVGSFLELSWGGTEPVAVGGVERTFLADGDTVTITATAAGPDGSTIALGEVTGTVLPSY is encoded by the coding sequence ATGACCTGGGTGACGGGCGCGGACGGTTCCGGGTACGGGGTGCACCACCTGCCGTACGGGGTGTTCCGCGCGGGCGACGGCGAGCCGCGCATCGGCGTACGCGTCGGTGATCTCGTGCTGGACCTGGCCGGGGCGGAGGCGGCTGAGCTGGTGCTGGCCGGCGGGGCGCTGTGTCGGCCGACGCTGAACGCGTTCCTGGCGCTGGGCCGCCCGCAGTGGCTCGCCGTGCGGCAGCGGATCACCGAACTGCTCACCGACGCCGCGCACCGGGCGGCGGTGGAGCCGCTGCTGGTGCCGGTGGACGAGGTGCGGATGGAGCTGCCCTTCGAGGTGGCCGACTACGTGGACTTCTACTCGTCCGAGCACCACGCCGCCAACGTGGGCCAGATCTTCCGCCCCGGCCAGCCGCCGCTGCTGCCGAACTGGAAGCACCTGCCCATCGGTTACCACGGTCGGGCCGGCACGGTGGTGGTCTCCGGCACGCCGGTGGTACGCCCGCACGGCCAGCGGCCCGGCGCCGAGGGGCCGGTCTTCGGCCCCTCGGCGCGCCTGGACATCGAGGCCGAGGTCGGATTCGTGGTCGGCGTGCCGAGCCCGCTCGGGCGTCGGGTGGCCGCCGCCGACTTCGCCGATCACGTCTTCGGCGTGGTGCTGGTCAACGACTGGTCGGCGCGGGACATCCAGGCCTGGGAGTACCAGCCCCTCGGGCCGTTCCTGGGCAAGTCGTTCGCCACCTCGGTCGCCGCGTGGGTGACCCCGCTGGAGGCGCTGCGGCACGCCCTCGTGCCGGCGCCGGTGCAGGACCCGCCGGTGGCCGACTACCTGCGTGACGAGCCGCACCTGGGACTGGACCTGCGGCTGACGGTGAGCTGGAACGGCGAGCCGGTCAGCGAGCCGCCCTTCGCCGGCATGTACTGGACGCCGGCGCAGCAACTGGCGCACCTGACCGTCAACGGCGCCTCGCTGCGCACCGGCGACCTCTACGCCTCCGGCACCATCTCGGGCCCCCGGCGCGACCAGGTCGGCTCCTTCCTGGAACTCAGCTGGGGCGGCACCGAGCCGGTCGCCGTGGGCGGGGTGGAACGCACCTTCCTCGCCGACGGCGACACGGTGACGATCACCGCCACCGCCGCCGGACCCGATGGCAGCACCATCGCGTTGGGCGAGGTGACGGGGACCGTCCTGCCGTCGTACTGA